Part of the Tolypothrix sp. PCC 7910 genome, CCCTCCGAGCAAAGCGATCGCAATTACTACAGCCAACATAATAAAGCCGTTGACTTTGAACGCCGGAAATTCCTTGATTTTCGGTTCCATAATCTTTGCAATAGTAATTTAATATCTCGATGATATCATCGCAATATCAAAAATTTGGAACCGCCCAAATTTAGATTGGGGAAAGGTTAAAGGGAAAAGGGTAAAGGACAAAAACCTTTCTCCTTTACCCTTTCCCCTTTTCCCCGCCAAGGCAACTTGGCGTACTACTAGATTCCGTGGGCATAGGAAATGCCCAATGCCCCATGCCCAATATTAATTCAAACTCCCAACACAATCTTGGAGTCGTTGGAGGAAGCTGTACTTACCATTGCTGAATATTCGCCGTTATAGTTAGTAAATTCTGATGGCGCTCTGCGAATATTAGACAGACGAATTTGCCAATCAGAAACCTCCTCGTAAGTAAGATGACGAGTATTGGAAGTAGTTGTCCATACCCCCCAAAGACAAGTATCTTCAAACTGCAGCATTCCTGTTTTACGTAAGTTACAAGATTGCGGAGTTCCGGGTAAGGGAATAATGCTGTAGCAGGAAGTTTGAAATTCTAATTGTGGGTTAATCTCTACCAGTTCATCCACAAGTTCCGAAATTGCTTCCTCCAGGCGCAACAAGTCATCATGGTCATCATCTGGTAGCCCGATGATGATGCCATAAGTCACGACAGGTACACCAGTGCTAACTACAGATTTCATCAAAGTACAATGCTCCTGCCAAGGTAGCAGTTTCTTATATGCTTCTCGTCCAAAAACAGGACGTTCAGCAGGGATATAAGCCAAAGGACAACCAACTTTACCATTCCAACCAAACAAGGCTGCAATTAACTCTTCATCTGGTCTGAGGTCGGTGCTGTCATAGTTGCGTCCAGCGCCGAGAGTTGTTTTCCGCAGCTCTAAACCATTGGGCCACATGAGAGTGATTCCCATCTCCCTCGCCCCATTGGTAATTTCCAATATCTCTTCTCGCCCTCCAGGGAAGAGTCCACGGGCGAGGAATTGATCGGAACCGATATTGATCGACACAGCCCCCGCTTGTTTCTGAATCTCTAACCATTTGAGGGCTGTGGCTGGGGACATTCTGCGAAAGCCAGTCCCGTAGGTAGGTGTCATGCAAAAATCACAGGTGCGATCGCATCCAATGTCTGCAACTAAGGAACCAACAGGTACAAATCCTTGGACGTTGGGAAGTGTCCCTAAACATTCTTTCGCCACTTCCAACGAGGGTAGCGCCCACTCATCAGGACTTTTAGCTTTAGTTTTCCGAGGATACTGTTTACCATCAGCGAGAATCACACCCGTGAGTTCTTCCCGTGGAGTTCTTCCCAGGACATAGTCGAAAATCGCCCAGTTTGCTCCCCCGGATTTATCCTGAACCACTGCTGTTGCGCCAGCTTTGAAGTAGTGGTGTGGTTCCGCTAGCGCATCCGAACCGCCAACGACAATGGGGCGATCGCCTTTCGCTAAATGCTCAATCACCATACAACTGACTTGGCGGTCTTGGGAGAAATTGACTGTAATACCCCAAGCATCATAGGCTTGGGGGTCGAGGGTGGAAATTTTGCCCCCGACATATGTTTTCCGCAGAGTCATCCCTTTCCAGACAATTTCTCCAAATTCTTCACTATAATTGTCATCTCTGAGGTTGACCAAGCGGGCATCAAAACCACCAGCTTGCAAGTCAGCTAGCAAAACTTGCTTACTAATTAAAGAGCGATGTCTATATAAAGAAGTCCAATTTTTGCCTTCTGTATCGTAGAGTCCTGTTGCTGGCGGTTCAATCAGCCCAATTGTCGGACGCTTCTTGTTTGCCATAGTCGAGCGTGCAGTATGGGGGATAAATGCAGAATTGTTTTGCTGTGTCATATTGGCACTCTTGAAGAAACAGTTTACAAGTTCAACATTCAGGCGATCGCTA contains:
- a CDS encoding radical SAM protein, with protein sequence MTQQNNSAFIPHTARSTMANKKRPTIGLIEPPATGLYDTEGKNWTSLYRHRSLISKQVLLADLQAGGFDARLVNLRDDNYSEEFGEIVWKGMTLRKTYVGGKISTLDPQAYDAWGITVNFSQDRQVSCMVIEHLAKGDRPIVVGGSDALAEPHHYFKAGATAVVQDKSGGANWAIFDYVLGRTPREELTGVILADGKQYPRKTKAKSPDEWALPSLEVAKECLGTLPNVQGFVPVGSLVADIGCDRTCDFCMTPTYGTGFRRMSPATALKWLEIQKQAGAVSINIGSDQFLARGLFPGGREEILEITNGAREMGITLMWPNGLELRKTTLGAGRNYDSTDLRPDEELIAALFGWNGKVGCPLAYIPAERPVFGREAYKKLLPWQEHCTLMKSVVSTGVPVVTYGIIIGLPDDDHDDLLRLEEAISELVDELVEINPQLEFQTSCYSIIPLPGTPQSCNLRKTGMLQFEDTCLWGVWTTTSNTRHLTYEEVSDWQIRLSNIRRAPSEFTNYNGEYSAMVSTASSNDSKIVLGV